In Halobaculum rubrum, the following are encoded in one genomic region:
- a CDS encoding nitrite/sulfite reductase codes for MPTDVENWKSEVYGNEIREHLLAFAEEGWESIPADEHDAWFERFKWWGLYHQRNGQESYFMMRIGTPNGVLKPGQVEVVADIADEYARGPAENPEFGDAYVDWTTRQSIQLHWIRLEDIPEIFEKLEANGLSTQQACGDSWRNIVGCPVAGKDSNEFVDALPVALDLNETFKGDDDHANLPRKWKVSVTGCEEGCGQGDINDLAFEPAEKQGQKGFNVRVGGGLSRNEPRLARDIDVFVPPEDVDAVAGGLSALFDDHGDREDRYNARMKFLTDEWGTEKIRRVLQEDYVDFGLQHAGQDLRDEYTYNSGRNDAGHHDHVGVHEQNDGDYYVGLNVLVGRMGADDTRELARIADEYGSGEVRVTQRQNVIVTDVPEADLDDLLAEDLLDTYEPDPHTFMRGSIACTGTEFCSLSIVETKNRQVRYARWLTDNVEVPDGVDDFHIHLSGCTASCAQPQIADISLRGMKTRKDGEAVEALDIGLGGGLGAEPRFAEWVEQRVPADEVPGAIGNLLANFEERREERVVPEGQRKGDGEAVEYESFRDFVERTDEETLAELVEPEETSYEDPYMHNTKLTWYPYADEDDMDASPAPARADGTPITSDD; via the coding sequence ATGCCCACGGACGTCGAGAACTGGAAATCGGAGGTGTACGGCAACGAGATCAGGGAGCACCTGCTGGCGTTCGCCGAGGAGGGGTGGGAGTCGATCCCGGCGGACGAACACGACGCCTGGTTCGAGCGCTTCAAATGGTGGGGGCTGTACCACCAGCGGAACGGCCAGGAGAGCTACTTCATGATGCGGATCGGGACACCCAACGGCGTGCTGAAGCCGGGGCAAGTCGAGGTCGTCGCCGACATCGCCGACGAGTACGCCCGCGGCCCCGCCGAGAACCCCGAGTTCGGCGACGCGTACGTCGACTGGACGACCCGCCAGTCGATCCAGCTCCACTGGATCCGGCTGGAGGACATCCCCGAGATCTTCGAGAAGCTGGAGGCCAACGGCCTGTCGACCCAGCAGGCGTGCGGCGACTCCTGGCGTAACATCGTGGGCTGCCCCGTCGCCGGCAAGGACTCCAACGAGTTCGTCGACGCGCTGCCCGTCGCGCTGGACCTCAACGAGACGTTCAAGGGTGACGACGACCACGCGAACCTCCCGCGTAAGTGGAAGGTGAGCGTCACCGGCTGCGAGGAGGGCTGCGGGCAGGGCGACATCAACGACCTCGCGTTCGAGCCGGCCGAGAAGCAGGGACAGAAGGGGTTCAACGTCCGCGTCGGCGGCGGCCTCTCGCGCAACGAGCCGCGGCTCGCTCGCGACATCGACGTGTTCGTCCCGCCGGAGGACGTCGACGCCGTCGCCGGCGGCCTCTCGGCGCTGTTCGACGACCACGGCGACCGCGAGGACCGCTACAACGCTCGGATGAAGTTCCTCACCGACGAGTGGGGGACCGAGAAGATCCGGCGCGTCCTCCAAGAGGACTACGTCGACTTCGGGCTCCAGCACGCCGGCCAGGACCTCCGCGACGAGTACACGTACAACTCCGGGCGCAACGACGCCGGCCACCACGACCACGTCGGCGTCCACGAGCAGAACGACGGCGACTACTACGTCGGCCTGAACGTCCTCGTCGGGCGGATGGGCGCCGACGACACCCGCGAACTCGCCCGGATCGCCGACGAGTACGGCTCCGGCGAGGTGCGCGTCACCCAGCGCCAGAACGTCATCGTCACCGACGTGCCCGAGGCGGACCTCGACGACCTGCTCGCGGAGGACCTGCTCGACACCTACGAGCCGGACCCGCACACGTTCATGCGCGGCTCCATCGCCTGCACGGGCACGGAGTTCTGCTCGCTGTCGATCGTCGAGACGAAGAACCGGCAGGTGCGGTACGCCCGCTGGCTCACGGACAACGTCGAGGTGCCCGACGGCGTCGACGACTTCCACATCCACCTGTCGGGCTGTACGGCCTCCTGTGCGCAGCCGCAGATCGCCGACATCAGCCTGCGCGGGATGAAGACGCGCAAGGACGGCGAGGCGGTCGAGGCGCTCGACATCGGCCTCGGCGGCGGCCTCGGCGCCGAGCCGCGCTTCGCGGAGTGGGTCGAGCAGCGCGTGCCCGCCGACGAGGTACCCGGCGCTATCGGGAACCTGCTCGCGAACTTCGAGGAGCGTCGCGAGGAGCGCGTTGTCCCGGAGGGACAACGAAAAGGAGACGGCGAAGCCGTCGAGTACGAGTCCTTCCGCGACTTCGTCGAGCGCACCGACGAGGAGACGCTCGCCGAGCTGGTCGAGCCGGAGGAGACCTCCTACGAGGACCCGTACATGCACAACACGAAGCTGACGTGGTACCCGTACGCCGACGAGGACGACATGGACGCCTCGCCCGCGCCGGCGCGGGCGGACGGAACGCCCATCACCTCCGACGACTGA
- a CDS encoding DUF6360 family protein, whose amino-acid sequence MPDRLIRVNAYTTFELLDGFARGHDFEEDAVAVLNVTAPRENPEEVTLELELDNTGLEALPPHAEGVTLSAADARELAGELEKYAARVEAANGEN is encoded by the coding sequence ATGCCCGACCGGCTCATCCGCGTCAACGCCTACACGACCTTCGAACTGCTCGACGGCTTCGCCCGCGGGCACGACTTCGAGGAGGACGCAGTCGCCGTGTTGAACGTCACGGCGCCCCGCGAGAACCCCGAGGAGGTGACGCTCGAACTCGAACTCGACAACACCGGACTGGAGGCGCTCCCGCCCCACGCCGAGGGCGTCACCCTCTCCGCGGCGGACGCACGCGAACTCGCCGGCGAACTGGAGAAATACGCCGCCCGCGTCGAGGCCGCGAACGGAGAGAACTGA
- a CDS encoding HpcH/HpaI aldolase family protein, with protein sequence MTDDPGVAGLRSTLRENPAGHWLSTPSPGIAEQLALTDADFVVIDTEHAPTDTESVEAAVRAVDAANAHGEGSRGERETGAVVRVAWNDHVRIKRVLDTGAAGVMAPQVNTVQQAEAFVEAARYPPEGRRGVAGTRASGYGRDLDDYYDRANDRIATIAQIETETAVENAADIAAVDGLDALLVGPADLSADLGVFGEYESDRFLGAVEAVLADSEVPVGTLATSSAEIDHWASVGYDYQIVGVDAGYVAAGAEAALERYAAAEEE encoded by the coding sequence ATGACCGACGACCCCGGCGTCGCGGGACTGCGTTCGACCCTCCGCGAGAACCCCGCCGGCCACTGGCTGTCGACCCCCTCGCCAGGGATCGCCGAACAGCTCGCGCTCACCGACGCCGACTTCGTCGTGATCGACACCGAGCACGCGCCGACGGACACCGAGTCCGTGGAGGCGGCCGTCCGCGCGGTCGACGCCGCGAACGCCCACGGCGAGGGGAGCCGGGGCGAGCGCGAGACGGGGGCCGTGGTCCGAGTCGCGTGGAACGATCACGTCCGGATCAAGCGCGTGCTCGACACCGGCGCCGCCGGCGTGATGGCGCCACAGGTGAACACAGTCCAGCAGGCGGAGGCGTTCGTCGAGGCTGCGCGCTATCCGCCCGAGGGTCGCCGCGGCGTCGCGGGGACGCGCGCCTCGGGGTACGGCCGCGACCTCGACGACTACTACGACCGCGCGAACGACCGCATCGCCACGATCGCCCAGATCGAAACCGAAACCGCGGTCGAGAACGCCGCCGACATCGCCGCCGTCGACGGCCTCGACGCGCTGCTCGTCGGTCCGGCCGACCTCTCCGCGGATCTGGGCGTCTTCGGGGAGTACGAGTCCGACCGGTTCCTCGGGGCCGTCGAGGCGGTACTCGCGGACAGCGAGGTGCCGGTCGGCACGCTCGCGACTTCGTCCGCGGAGATCGATCACTGGGCGTCCGTGGGGTACGACTACCAGATCGTCGGCGTCGACGCCGGGTACGTCGCCGCCGGCGCCGAGGCGGCGCTGGAGCGGTACGCCGCCGCCGAGGAGGAGTGA
- a CDS encoding DUF1684 domain-containing protein, translating into MTDDADGHADDTDAGAGDDEWLARLREMRDEKDEFLASDPQSPLDPALRDDFDGLDYFDPDPAFRVRAAVEVHDDPETIELTVRNGTAERFHRVATLSFTLPAAGGGEVEASLAALRAEGSAALFLPFRDKTTGQQTYDGGRYMDLHPDGDLGEIDEVTLDFNLAYTPFCAFADAFACPLPPTDNWLEVAVPAGERDPALE; encoded by the coding sequence ATGACCGACGACGCCGACGGCCACGCTGACGACACCGACGCCGGAGCCGGCGACGACGAGTGGCTCGCGCGCCTCCGCGAGATGCGCGACGAGAAAGACGAGTTCCTCGCGAGCGACCCGCAGTCGCCGCTCGACCCTGCGCTGCGCGACGACTTCGACGGCCTCGACTACTTCGATCCCGACCCCGCCTTCCGCGTGCGGGCGGCCGTCGAGGTGCACGACGATCCCGAGACCATTGAGCTGACGGTCCGCAACGGCACCGCAGAGCGGTTCCACCGCGTCGCGACGCTGTCGTTCACGCTCCCGGCCGCCGGCGGCGGCGAGGTCGAGGCGTCGCTGGCGGCGCTGCGGGCTGAAGGCTCGGCGGCGCTGTTTCTCCCGTTCCGCGACAAGACGACCGGCCAGCAGACGTACGACGGCGGCCGGTACATGGACCTCCACCCCGACGGCGACCTCGGCGAGATCGACGAGGTGACGCTGGATTTCAACCTCGCGTACACGCCCTTCTGCGCGTTCGCGGACGCGTTCGCCTGCCCGCTGCCGCCGACCGACAACTGGCTCGAGGTCGCGGTCCCGGCGGGCGAGCGCGATCCGGCGCTCGAGTGA
- a CDS encoding DUF7282 domain-containing protein, translating to MNARSTLPALVLLSVLVGAVALAGGLAAGTATAQTANASADVTFDDQVGVEEVTVSEVTLPEGGFVAVYNSSGGLVGNSAYLEAGTHENVTVSISPALSRSQVVVAQAHRNEGPESFNASADLAYTNENGQAIADTAYVASEEFTRTTETATETATATASTTEADAATTSDDGGATATDSATETSGPGFTALAALVALVGAALLARR from the coding sequence ATGAACGCACGATCTACACTCCCCGCACTCGTACTGCTCTCCGTGCTGGTCGGCGCCGTCGCCCTCGCGGGCGGCCTCGCCGCCGGCACCGCGACCGCACAGACCGCGAACGCCTCCGCCGACGTCACCTTCGACGACCAGGTCGGCGTCGAGGAGGTCACCGTCTCCGAGGTGACGCTCCCCGAGGGCGGCTTCGTCGCCGTCTACAACTCCTCGGGCGGTCTCGTCGGCAACTCCGCGTACCTGGAGGCCGGCACGCACGAGAACGTCACCGTCTCGATCTCCCCGGCGCTCTCGCGAAGCCAGGTCGTCGTGGCTCAGGCCCACCGCAACGAGGGCCCGGAGTCGTTCAACGCCTCCGCCGACCTCGCGTACACGAACGAGAACGGCCAGGCCATCGCCGACACAGCGTACGTCGCGAGCGAGGAGTTCACGCGTACGACCGAGACTGCGACCGAGACGGCCACCGCGACGGCGTCGACCACCGAGGCTGACGCCGCCACCACGAGCGACGACGGCGGCGCGACCGCGACCGACTCGGCCACCGAGACGAGCGGCCCCGGCTTCACGGCCCTCGCCGCCCTCGTCGCGCTCGTCGGCGCGGCGCTGTTGGCCCGCCGGTAA
- a CDS encoding threonine synthase, with the protein MLICYACGRAAASGQRCPDCGEPLWFDTDPAGFDWPDRDGVRAFADLLPVEAPDSGLAAAAGSTPLIRASGLDVEGVRVHVKLEGTNPTGSFKDRGSAVGVAAAVSGDAGTAGVAGGERGGEAEAPTAVGTVSHGNMAASMAAHAASAGVDCVVLVPADISDSRLDRIAAYGPRIVRVDGDYGRLYYDALDLGPEAGIAFVNSDSPLRVAGQKTTTLEVLRAFAAAEAEEGGEVGTVGEEGTSEAASSPATPDAVVMPVSSGGHASAAWKAVCEATAAGLIDDPPRLYFVQAAACAPVADAFARGDDAVTRLEADEVGETVAYSIANPDPPSGTRALRAARDTDGAVLAVDDDAIRTARRDLAAAGMRIEAASATTLAGLRRLRERGAVDAGEHVVLVATGVGYGETDHGDGDTGAADTETVTRGGLAAALGVESTDG; encoded by the coding sequence GTGCTCATCTGCTACGCCTGCGGGCGCGCCGCGGCGTCGGGCCAGCGGTGCCCCGACTGCGGCGAGCCGCTATGGTTCGACACCGACCCGGCGGGATTCGACTGGCCCGACCGCGACGGCGTCCGGGCGTTCGCCGACCTCCTCCCGGTCGAAGCGCCCGACTCTGGGCTCGCGGCCGCTGCGGGGTCGACGCCGTTGATTCGAGCGTCCGGCCTCGACGTCGAGGGCGTCCGCGTCCACGTGAAACTGGAGGGGACCAACCCGACCGGCTCGTTCAAGGACCGCGGGAGCGCGGTCGGCGTCGCGGCGGCGGTCTCCGGGGACGCCGGAACGGCGGGCGTCGCCGGAGGCGAACGTGGAGGCGAGGCCGAGGCGCCGACCGCAGTCGGCACCGTCTCGCACGGCAACATGGCCGCCTCGATGGCCGCCCACGCCGCGAGCGCCGGCGTCGACTGCGTCGTGCTCGTCCCCGCCGACATCTCCGACTCCCGGCTCGACCGGATCGCGGCGTACGGCCCGCGGATCGTCCGCGTCGACGGCGACTACGGCCGGCTCTACTACGACGCGCTCGACCTCGGACCCGAGGCGGGGATCGCGTTCGTCAACTCCGACTCGCCGCTTCGCGTCGCCGGCCAGAAGACGACGACGCTGGAGGTCCTGCGGGCGTTCGCCGCCGCCGAGGCCGAGGAGGGCGGGGAGGTCGGGACGGTCGGGGAAGAGGGGACCTCCGAGGCGGCGTCCTCGCCGGCGACGCCCGACGCGGTCGTCATGCCGGTCAGCAGCGGCGGCCACGCCAGCGCCGCGTGGAAAGCCGTCTGCGAGGCGACCGCGGCCGGACTCATCGACGACCCGCCGCGGCTCTACTTCGTACAGGCGGCGGCCTGTGCCCCCGTCGCAGACGCGTTCGCGCGCGGCGACGACGCGGTGACGCGCCTGGAGGCGGACGAGGTGGGTGAGACGGTCGCGTACTCGATCGCCAACCCGGATCCGCCGAGCGGCACCCGAGCTCTGAGGGCCGCCCGGGACACCGACGGCGCGGTCCTCGCCGTCGACGACGACGCGATCCGGACGGCGCGGCGCGACCTCGCGGCCGCCGGAATGCGGATCGAGGCCGCGTCGGCGACGACGCTGGCGGGACTCCGTCGGCTCCGCGAGCGCGGCGCGGTGGACGCGGGCGAACACGTCGTCCTCGTCGCCACCGGCGTCGGCTACGGGGAAACTGATCACGGGGACGGCGACACCGGAGCGGCGGACACCGAGACCGTGACCCGGGGGGGACTGGCGGCCGCGCTCGGCGTCGAATCGACCGACGGCTGA
- the sucD gene encoding succinate--CoA ligase subunit alpha — protein MSIFVDDDTRVVVQGITGGEGKFHTEQMLEYGTNVVAGAVPGKGGQEVAGVPVYDTVDEAVDAEDADASVVFVPPAFAGDAVFEALDTDLDLVVAITEGIPTQDMAKVNKRLSEVDTRLIGPNCPGIITPGEAKLGILPGNIFESGDVGLVSRSGTLTYQVVSNLTERGIGQTTAIGIGGDPIIGTSFVDALEAFEADKDTKAVVMCGEIGGEDEEQAARYIAQNMDTPVAGFIAGRTAPPGKRMGHAGAIVSGSGTGTAESKIGALNDAGVPVGDTPNEVADHIEDFL, from the coding sequence GTGAGCATTTTCGTCGACGACGACACCCGTGTCGTGGTGCAGGGCATCACGGGCGGGGAAGGCAAGTTCCACACCGAACAGATGCTGGAGTACGGCACGAACGTCGTCGCGGGCGCGGTGCCCGGGAAGGGCGGTCAGGAGGTCGCCGGCGTCCCCGTCTACGACACCGTCGACGAGGCCGTCGACGCCGAGGACGCCGACGCCTCCGTCGTGTTCGTCCCGCCGGCGTTCGCCGGCGACGCCGTCTTCGAGGCGCTCGACACCGATCTGGACCTCGTGGTCGCCATCACCGAGGGGATCCCGACCCAGGACATGGCGAAGGTGAACAAGCGCCTCTCGGAGGTCGACACCCGTCTCATCGGGCCGAACTGTCCGGGGATCATCACCCCCGGCGAGGCGAAGCTGGGCATCCTCCCGGGCAACATCTTCGAGTCGGGCGACGTGGGGCTCGTCTCCCGATCGGGGACCCTGACGTATCAGGTCGTCTCGAACCTGACCGAGCGCGGCATCGGGCAAACGACCGCCATCGGCATCGGCGGCGACCCGATCATCGGGACCTCCTTCGTCGACGCGCTGGAGGCGTTCGAGGCCGACAAGGACACGAAGGCCGTCGTCATGTGCGGCGAGATCGGCGGCGAGGACGAGGAGCAGGCCGCCAGGTACATCGCTCAGAACATGGACACGCCCGTCGCCGGCTTCATCGCCGGGCGCACCGCCCCGCCGGGCAAGCGCATGGGCCACGCCGGCGCCATCGTCTCCGGCTCCGGCACCGGCACCGCCGAGTCGAAGATCGGCGCGCTCAACGACGCGGGCGTCCCGGTCGGCGACACGCCCAACGAGGTCGCAGACCACATCGAGGACTTCCTGTAG
- the sucC gene encoding ADP-forming succinate--CoA ligase subunit beta — protein MKLHEYQAKQVFADAGIPTPDSRLASTVEEVMDAVDEIGYPAAIKAQVHVGGRGKAGGIEIATSAEEAREAAESILGMDLKGYTVDTVLVEAGVDFENELYVGITMDRGKGEPVAMVSTEGGVDIESVAEETPEKIAREHIDPAFGLHPYQARKVVFGAGIPSDVAMDVASILGTLYDLYESSDASEIEINPVMITADREVVAADAVMNIDEDALFRQPELAEMEDEAAGDELEAKANEYGFDYVRLSGNVGIIGNGAGLVMTTLDLVDYYGGEPANFLDIGGGAKAERVTQALDMVFSDENVDSVVFNIFGGITRGDEVAKGINEALEQFDEIPKKVVVRLAGTNAEEGMEILNEDLVQVEGTLEDAVQRAVENAEEVTQ, from the coding sequence ATGAAACTTCACGAATACCAGGCGAAGCAGGTCTTCGCCGACGCCGGGATCCCGACCCCGGACTCGCGGCTCGCGTCCACCGTCGAGGAAGTGATGGACGCGGTCGACGAGATCGGCTACCCGGCGGCGATCAAAGCGCAGGTCCACGTCGGCGGACGTGGCAAGGCTGGCGGCATAGAGATCGCCACGAGCGCCGAGGAGGCGCGCGAGGCCGCCGAGTCCATCCTGGGAATGGACCTCAAGGGCTACACCGTCGACACTGTCCTCGTCGAGGCCGGCGTCGACTTCGAGAACGAGCTGTACGTCGGCATCACGATGGACCGCGGGAAGGGCGAGCCCGTCGCGATGGTGTCGACCGAGGGCGGCGTCGACATCGAGTCGGTCGCCGAGGAGACGCCCGAGAAGATCGCCCGCGAGCATATCGACCCCGCGTTCGGTCTGCACCCGTACCAGGCCCGCAAGGTCGTCTTCGGGGCCGGCATCCCGAGCGACGTCGCGATGGACGTGGCGTCGATCCTGGGGACCCTCTACGACCTGTACGAGTCGAGTGACGCCTCCGAGATCGAGATCAACCCCGTGATGATCACGGCCGACCGCGAGGTCGTCGCCGCGGACGCGGTCATGAACATCGACGAGGACGCGCTGTTCCGTCAGCCCGAGCTGGCGGAGATGGAGGACGAGGCCGCCGGCGACGAGCTGGAGGCGAAAGCCAACGAGTACGGCTTCGACTACGTCCGCCTGTCGGGCAACGTCGGCATCATCGGCAACGGTGCGGGCCTCGTGATGACGACGCTGGACCTCGTGGACTACTACGGCGGCGAGCCCGCCAACTTCCTCGACATCGGCGGCGGCGCCAAGGCCGAGCGCGTCACGCAGGCGCTGGACATGGTGTTCTCCGACGAGAACGTCGACAGCGTCGTGTTCAACATCTTCGGCGGGATCACCCGCGGCGACGAGGTCGCCAAGGGGATCAACGAGGCCCTGGAGCAGTTCGACGAGATCCCCAAGAAGGTGGTCGTCCGGCTCGCCGGCACGAACGCCGAGGAGGGAATGGAGATCCTCAACGAGGACCTCGTACAGGTCGAGGGCACCCTCGAGGACGCTGTGCAACGTGCGGTCGAGAACGCGGAGGAGGTGACCCAATGA
- a CDS encoding NADPH:quinone reductase, which translates to MRAVRFHEHGGESVLQVDDVDRPEPAPDEVLVEVAAAGVNPVDTYFREGSYEPYGLPAIPGVDAAGTAAAVGEAVEGIAEGDKVFATGLSGAMPGGYAEFVAVPDDRVAALPDDADLVAAGAAGVAAVTAWRALVQHATLRPAETVLIHGGSGGVGHAAVQVAAATGAHVIATAAEGYHDRVAALGADAVLDYNRDDLAEAVVDAAEGDGVDVILDHRLDEYLGLDAEVATQGCRVVGIGENDPAIGFPESAAARGKDLNLQLMSMFNTPSLADALDDLASLWGEDITIEVAHSYDLEGAAEAQRAVMEDSFLGKLVIEP; encoded by the coding sequence ATGCGAGCGGTCCGCTTCCACGAACACGGTGGCGAATCGGTGCTCCAGGTGGACGACGTCGACCGGCCCGAGCCGGCGCCCGACGAGGTGCTCGTCGAGGTCGCCGCCGCGGGCGTCAACCCCGTGGACACGTACTTCCGCGAGGGGTCGTACGAGCCGTACGGCTTGCCCGCGATCCCCGGCGTCGACGCCGCCGGAACGGCCGCCGCGGTCGGCGAGGCCGTCGAGGGGATCGCCGAGGGGGACAAGGTGTTCGCGACCGGCCTGTCGGGGGCGATGCCGGGCGGCTACGCCGAGTTCGTCGCCGTCCCCGACGACCGCGTCGCGGCGCTCCCCGACGACGCCGATCTCGTCGCCGCCGGCGCGGCCGGGGTCGCCGCCGTCACGGCCTGGCGAGCGCTCGTCCAGCACGCCACCCTCCGACCGGCCGAGACGGTGTTGATCCACGGCGGCTCCGGCGGCGTCGGCCACGCCGCCGTGCAGGTCGCCGCCGCAACCGGCGCCCACGTGATCGCCACCGCGGCCGAGGGGTACCACGACAGGGTGGCGGCGCTCGGCGCCGACGCGGTGCTCGACTACAACCGCGACGACCTCGCGGAGGCGGTCGTCGACGCCGCCGAGGGCGACGGCGTCGACGTGATTCTCGACCATCGGCTCGACGAGTACCTCGGCCTCGACGCCGAGGTCGCAACACAGGGGTGTCGCGTCGTCGGGATCGGCGAGAACGACCCCGCGATCGGGTTCCCGGAGTCGGCGGCGGCCCGGGGCAAGGACCTGAACCTCCAGCTCATGTCGATGTTCAACACGCCGAGCCTCGCGGACGCGCTCGACGACCTCGCCTCCCTGTGGGGCGAGGACATCACGATCGAGGTGGCCCACAGCTACGACCTGGAGGGTGCCGCGGAGGCTCAGCGGGCGGTGATGGAGGACAGCTTCCTCGGGAAGCTGGTCATCGAGCCCTGA
- a CDS encoding DUF7563 family protein, whose amino-acid sequence MPTCQNCESFVTERYVKVFEPEEITRPRACPHCEDMVRRGKDVRAKKN is encoded by the coding sequence ATGCCCACCTGCCAGAACTGCGAATCGTTCGTGACCGAGCGATACGTGAAGGTGTTCGAACCGGAGGAGATCACCCGGCCCCGCGCGTGTCCCCACTGCGAGGACATGGTCCGGCGCGGCAAGGACGTCCGCGCGAAGAAGAACTGA
- a CDS encoding helix-turn-helix domain-containing protein: protein MSLYEASFRVRHECPYREISERHPDLTIREWYLSDCQVIEITAPGDPSDELLAEIDAIGTVLHESVDETGLHVVTQSCLCSLEDSIVERFESHNCLYQPPTVHRQGWEHYTVIAFDEGDVRALLRDLEADRDIEVLSKTSIAEQEIPHSMLAPVDRLFEDVTERQLAALRLALESGYYEQPRKTSLRDLADMTAVARSTYEEHLRKAENKLLTNAGQFLRLVTASSTADPLAVNTGRSDEQAAD from the coding sequence ATGAGCCTGTACGAGGCCTCCTTCCGGGTCAGACACGAGTGTCCGTACCGGGAGATCTCCGAGCGTCATCCGGATCTGACGATCCGCGAGTGGTACCTGAGCGACTGCCAGGTGATCGAGATCACCGCGCCGGGGGACCCCAGCGACGAGTTGCTCGCGGAGATCGACGCGATCGGGACGGTCCTCCACGAGTCGGTCGACGAGACCGGACTCCACGTCGTCACGCAGTCGTGTCTCTGCTCGCTGGAGGACTCGATCGTCGAACGCTTCGAGTCGCACAACTGTCTGTACCAGCCGCCGACAGTCCACCGACAGGGCTGGGAGCACTACACCGTGATCGCGTTCGACGAGGGCGACGTTCGCGCGCTGCTGCGCGATCTCGAGGCCGACCGCGACATCGAGGTCCTCTCGAAGACGTCGATCGCCGAGCAGGAGATCCCCCACAGCATGCTCGCGCCGGTCGATCGACTGTTCGAGGACGTGACCGAGCGCCAGTTGGCGGCGCTGCGGCTGGCGCTGGAGAGCGGCTACTACGAGCAGCCCCGGAAGACCTCCCTGCGGGACCTCGCCGACATGACCGCCGTCGCCCGTTCGACGTACGAGGAGCACCTCCGGAAGGCCGAGAACAAACTCCTCACCAACGCGGGACAGTTCCTGCGGTTGGTCACCGCGTCGTCGACCGCCGACCCGCTGGCCGTGAACACGGGGCGAAGCGACGAGCAAGCGGCCGACTAG